aagcactcaAAAAGGTTTAAATGCACAAACAACCATCTACATGAAAAACCTCTTCCAAGAAACCAATAAtgttcaaaaacattttatctcAAAATTAAGACATAAAgacatattaatataaataggaaagacTAACGTAACACATGCATTTTATTCtacaatctgaaaatatatgatatatattttctcttttaaggttgtgacaaaaaaaaaaaaaaatcaaattaaatgaaaaggggTTTTAAATTTGGCGCTAGAATCACTCTTCTCCAGCAAAGGAAATTGGATTCCGTGGTTGTTCACACCAAAAATATAGAAGGAAAATTTTGCTACCCTCTGAAAATAGGCAAGAAGGATAACAGAGTTTCAAAACAGGGGAAAGCTTAACAATATGTCAATTTTAGAACAGGGGAAAAGCAGAGCTTTTTGCGATTCTTTGCCGAAAGGAAGTTTCTGCAAGTAAGAGAAACAATGAGGCTCTCAATGTTCTCTCCTTTGGCTCTTTCTATTCTCCTCCTTTATATGTTTCAGGCTCAGAATTGTGCTGCCAAAAAGGCAAGATTGTCTCCTTTTTTGTTGCTTTATATGTAAATGCTGTTGATCTAAGCTTGGTTATGGGATTATTAATGCCTTTTTGTTCATGCAGTCTTACATAGTTTACATGGGAGAATCTTCATTTcccccatcatcatcatcaggaGAGAAATCGTTTTCGGAGTCATCGTTGACAACATTAGATGTTAAAGCAATGACAAAATCACACTTTGATATGCTTGGAACATACTTAGACAGGTTTGTGCGTTGTCGAAAAGCGTTTGAAAATTCTCTGGctaatttatataaacaatcaaaATTTGTACATCAATGCTGTATTTCTCATGCAGCAAAGAGAAGGTTGAGGATCAGATGCTTTACTCTTACACTAGATGTATCAATGGTTTTGCTGCAGTTCTCGACGAAGCTCAGGCTGCAGCACTTAATGGTAAGAATGACAATCCTGTATTTATTTCTCAAGCTTCAAATGCTCTGTTTTGCTCTGCTTCTTCTCTGTTTCATACAACTTTGTTGCAAATTTAAGAGGATTCCAGGATCAAATAGGttaattgtttcattttttaccAAAGTGTAGATAATTCAGGGGTGGTATCGATTTTTgagaacaaagaaaacaaaatgtacACAACACATTCATGGGATTTTCTTGGATTTGAGAAAAATGGAGTACCTTCTCTCTACTCGCTTCAGAAGAAGGCAAACTTTGGAGAAGATATAATTATTGGAAATCTGGACAGTGGTAAGGCTATGTCCTAGgatttataagagaaaaattGCTAACCAGGTCCATGTTGTTTTTTGTCACCTGTAACACTCCCTTACATTTTGTTTGGTTGCATGCCATTGATCTAGGTGTATGGCCGGAATCTAAGAGCTTTAACGATGAAGGGATGGGTCCTGTGCCATCAAAATGGAAGGGGACTTGTGATGATGGAGGTGGAGTAACTTGCAATAAGTCCGTTCCCTTTCTCTTCTTGATCAATTTTTCCAAACAAATTTAAGACCTGAACATGTTTAGATGTCGAAAAGGACGGTAGAGTAGGTATCATAAGTGGATGTGCACATTTccatgaggtttttttttgttgttgttgttgttgctataCCAGAAAGCTTATTGGCGCAAGGTACTTTAACAAAGGTTTTGCTGCTAACAATGGCCCTGTACCAGAAGAGTGGAATACTGCTCGTGACGATGCCTCAGGCCACGGGACCCACACCTTATCAACTGCTGGTGGTAGCTATGTTCCCGGAGTAAATGTTTATGGTGTTGGGAATGGAACTGCCAAGGGTGGAGCGCCAAAAGCTCGTGTAGCTACTTACAAGGTATGCTGGCCTTCCGCTAATGGTGGATGCACCGATGCTGATATCTTGGCTGCCTATGATGCTGCCATCTCCGATGGAGTTGATGTGATCTCAGTGTCACTGGGCTCCGACGTGCCTATACAGTTTTATGAAGATGGAATCTCCATTGGCTCCCTCCATGCCATTAAGAAAGGCATTCCAGTGATTGCTGCAGGAGGCAATAATGGACCAAGTGATGGATCCATAACAAATGGGGCTCCCTGGTTGTTCACGATTGGTGCTAGTACAATGGATCGTGAGATTTTCACCACTGTTACGCTTGGCGACAAGAAGCTTTTCAAGGTATTCTTTCGAGGAACTAAAATTCTCAGCAGAATGATGAGGCAATCGCCATGAGTTTTCTAGGATCTACTATTTATGCTCATCAAGGTATTCAGTGGTTGAATGACCATTTTGTGAATTCAGGGAAAAACTCTGGCAAGTAAAAACCTGCCGGATGGAAAATTATATCCACTAATTAACGGTGCAGAAGCAGCGCTTGCCGAAGCAACACCTAGAGATGCGTAAGCAACCGCTCCAATCTACAAATATCAGAATTCAGAAACGTGTAACATCAATATAGTGTGCAAATCACTAGGTTGGCCATGGTAATAATTTGCAAGGAATTGATTGTGCAGACAACTATGCTTAGATGGAACACTTGATCCCAACAAGGTTTCTGGGAAAATCATACTGTGCCTTCGAGGACAAAGCCCGAGGCTGCCGAAGGGGTACGAGGCTGAGCGTGCTGGCGCTGTTGGGATGATATTAGCTAATGATATTATATCTGGCGACGAACTTTACTTGGAAGCTTACGAGCTCCCGTCTGCCCATATCACTTACGTTGATGGTGAATCTGTCATGGAATACATCAAAGCAACCAGGTAACAGCTCTTTTATCCATTTCACTTACTCCCTTTATCTCAATTTCTGTCAGGTTTAACGCCATTATAGACTTATACGTGCTCCTTATGCCAACTGAAATAGAAATCCTACAGCATCAATTAGCCCTGCAATTACAAGTTTTGGAGAAAAGCCAAGTCCAGCAATGGccaaattctcatcaagaggaCCTAGTAAAATTGAGCCAGCAATACTTAAGGTTAGTTCAGCTTCACTAGCAAGTCTTTGGCTTCTCCATAAACTATcacatttatttttctgttttatgcCTAATGAACAGTTCCAATTGCAGCCTGATATCACCGCACCTGGGGTCGATGTAATTGCTGCCTTCACCGAAGCTATAGGGCCATCTAGAAGACCATTTGACAAGCGCCGGACTCCTTACATGGTGATGTCTGGCACTTCAATGTCTTGCCCTCATGTTTCCGGCATTGTTGGCCTTCTTAGAGCTATCCATCCAGATTGGAGCCCAGCCGCTCTTAAATCTGCAATCATGACAACAGGTACATGCTTGTTATCAATATAAAGTAGGAAAGCGTGCAGCATGTTGTTCCAGCCCTTGAGAATTGAACCGGATTTGGTTTTTCCCCGCAGCAAAAACAAGCAAGAACAAGAAGAGAATGCTTGATTATGATGGACAACTTGCAACCCCGTTTATGTATGGTGCTGGACATGTGCAGCCAAACCTGGCAGCAGATCCTGGCCTAGTTTACGACACAAACGTGAATGATTACCTAAGCTTCTTGTGTGCCCATGGCTATAACAAGACCTTGCTGAACGCATTCTCAGATGGACCTTATACATGCCCTGAGAATTTTAGTCTCGCTGATTTCAACTACCCTTCAATCACAGTTCCCGATCTTAAAGGCCCGGTAACTGTTACTCGCCGGGTGAAGAACGTAGGGGCTCCGGGAACATACACGGTTAGCATTAAGGCGCCGGCCAAGGTTTCAGTAGCTGTTGAACCTTCTAGCTTGGAGTTCAAGCAAGCTGGTGAAGAGCAACTTTTCAAGCTTACTTTTAAGCCTATAATGGACGGCATGCCTAAAGACTATGAATTTGGGCATCTCACATGGTCAGATGGCTTGCACCGTGTCAAGAGTCCTCTTGTAGTGAAGCATGTGTAGATGGGAATGGGATTATTGCCCACAATCCTCGATCATCTCTTTGTAGATCATACTAGATTGATGGCTCGTGGTTCACCGCGGGGTAGGCCAATTTCTTTgcaattgagaaaaacaatgtcaaagcattatcattatcattgtattttaaagaacagaaaaaatcaACTACCGGatagaaaaataacttaaaaaaatgaagatcgTCAAATTTGATGGATCAAactataaactaataaaattaataaaaatccattaaaaaaattaaaaacaaaacactagtAAAACCAAGCGAGGTTGTCAAAACCTACAAACAGTATCATGTCAAACcttaaatattgaattgaagTACAAAatcgaaaagaaaaatcaaattcacaaaagaattcaaaacataaaaaaaaattaattttcaacgaactcaataataaatgatgaaatttctaaaaataattaaaaacaactgAAGTGAGCATGATCCAACCATTAAAATTTGTGATACGGATCATGAGGTCGGATCACAATGTAAAaggctaataaaaaaataattttcaacgaACTCAATGATGATGgatgaaatttttgaaaataattaaaaataacttaagcaAACCCGATCCAACCTTCAAAATTTATGACATAGATCATGAGGCCAAATCATAacataaaaagcaaaccaaaaaaataataatgtaaaattctaaaccaatcaaaataattagggataaacatgaaaaaaacaaatttaaaaaaaaattaaaaatttagatttgaaaaggaagggaaccaaatttgacataaaaaaaccacaaatgatgaaattgaaaaactatttcaattaagaaaatgataggaacaactaaaaataacaatcaaaaaaatgagaaccatatttgatataaaaataaaatgtcaaggGATGAAATCCaaagacaaattaattcaataaataatttaagaccaaaaacatcataattaaaagaatgagaaccaaatataatataaaaaaagtgtaAACGGATgcaatggaaaaaataattaacttaataaattatCCAAAACCAAAtacattgcaattaaaaaaatgagaaccaaacttgatataaaaataaagtattaagggataaaattgaaaaaataaattaactcattAATTGATTCAAGACTAAATacattgcaataaaaaaaataaggattaaatttaacttaacaaacaaatagctggattttttttttttttttttttgcaatagaCAACATGTTTTTCTAGGTGGACAAGGGAAAAAGAGGGAGGAATGGAAAAGGTCCTTGTCAACGCCCCTCAACGTGCCACTGCAAACACATGCCTCACCACGATAACAAAGGTGATGAGGTGCATTGAATGCCGCCCCTGACGGTGGCATTCAGCGTTATATGGGTGCTGCACGCGCCACCCGAATTGTGCAAGTAACGCcgacaatttttttattttaaaattaatttatatatattgaaacacCAAATCACCTCTaacctcacaaaaaaaaaaaaaaaaaaaaaaaaaccatacaaataaaatgatattgcaTTCATAGTATAGAGAGTTTATTTCTTAAGGATATTTAAGTAAttgacatgaataaaaaatataaaaaaaacccgaaaatCCCCTGAACCAATGGAATTTTTTTAAGGGTTAATTAGTAattatactatataaaaaaaacatgaaaatactaatcaacacttttttttaatataattattgataagTTCCATGAAAAAGATTTATATGCCACTCAAACTAACAATATTTGTCAAGCAAAATCAACCTTTCATTGTGGATTTACACCGTGAAAATGATActtattttagtttatagttaattaattgGAAATGGTGGAAGGACAAGAGATTAAAAGTTTAACAAAGAGAAGATGTtcattgtaaataaaaatttgtgtATCATTCATTATTTGTGTTGAAATTGTTTGATGATTAATACAATAATTAGAGAACAGAAATCCACTCTCTTTGTAACCATATcagaattttttatatcttattttaattaaaaaaacatatcaaaaccttaattagtgatagcaaaaataaataagttttataatgatagttctaaaaaattaataatcacatttaaaaatattggaaaaTACAGATCATGGTTATACAAATGTTATTTAGATCTTATAAATGATAAGTTCATAGATTTCtctcaatatattttagaaaaatctcaaacaagTTAGACTCATATGAAGGTTTTGTGGAAGatgttttactatttaaaattgAACATTGTGTGgataaaactatattttcatgatttatcaaaaataaaaaaataaaatctacaaaaattatgaagaaagTTTAGAAATTTATAGAACATTGCACTTCTTGTTTAAGAAGAAAACATTAAgcttataaattgatttttttttcttagaaaataattattgttccCTTCTTACTCCACCTACTATCATCTCTCAAGCCATCATATGTGgcaagtgattagtacttaaaagtgtatttttattaaggttttatatcattattttgcacttgaagtattaataactccttaacaaaaacatactttataataacaagtttgatactataagatacctttaatttatgataaatgttcatcttaaatgcatgcttatcacataaatcaaaggattgattgatgagtttaactactgaaatttaaaagacaaagagatggctaaacttagaaaagagatgatggtttagtccaaactggaacactgttaagtcattgggtcatatctagagttGTAGATCTTAGATTTAGGTCtactctatatggatggaaagataagacataggcctaaaactttcatgaggattccaagatttaaaaaggttgttttcaagtccaaattgtagcaacaacggagaagtttgaATATGTcatgcagcccagacactgttcagtttttagcccatatctcaagttctagaagttcaaatgccctcaattttattttttttggaaagctagGAAAAgttcctaaaactttcataagTTAAGTATGTTCAAATCCTGACGTTAttaatgacgttttgttcaaacaagaagataagaattgtcaccaagtcaagatatggccacccactcaacaattagtcatcaaattaatagttccaaattttagcctataaaagaaggcatttgccatgcatttaggcatcttgattttcagatcaagatcattctCTTTAttactttctttatatttttgtaatgtttaagttttattttatgttatattttccttaatctcttgtttatacttttatttcctttactatacttatgttcttatgttgtttatttatgtttatgttcttcattatgtttagctaagtttattatgtcaaggtgaaaaggtttcactaatggtgttaaaatcatagttttgaaacccggcccggcgggtcgacctgGGGCTGGAACCGGgtcaggttgaagaaaaaatggggGAAGGAAAAACTTAGCATGACCCGACAAGACCCAGCTACAAATTCgttgactttaattttttttttttacgaaaacgacgtcgttttgatttaaaaaaaaacttttttgacccggccgacccggtgtgtaatgttttgaaattaataagataggatattacaacaaagcccttggaggcttaaagagagggtataaataaataagggcatTGTAGtaattgtataaaataataaatataaatagaaaaaagaagaaggaaagagtgatctgaaaatttgaagaacaaactgtgagagagagagggaggaagaagaagaagaagagaaaaaaaggaaaataagggaaaaaggaagagatttggaggaaataagttaaaagggtaagatttatggtttaatgtgtataatatgttttaagtaagctttaatttgattttgatttaaataagggtaagaatgttagggttttgagaatttgtgtttgatttaaattgatgaattaatttgaaggttataaggttaattgttgtggttaattgatgatttagttgattatggaagattgtgatgattttgagttatagttttgtttgaatggtgaaatttgagttaaaaatcaggggagaacagtggggtttctgttaaaattctggattggaggttgaagatgacgaaaattcaatttggtccctcaatttacgaaaattgcagtttagtccccgaactttggaaaattgcaaattggtccctggagcatattccgagattctgaacagaataacatatgaattatgggcagaattactgtatagataagagaatttaacactttcaatttggtcctccaatttgacaaaaattacaatttgaccctaaaaatttggtaaaattccagaatggtccctgaagcataatgatacatcctggacagaattgaggattaattgaggtcagaattttagtatattcatggattatgaaaaattttagtttggtcctccatttgataaaagttacaatttgaccctaaaaatatgataaattccaaATTCATctctagctgtaatattagcttttgcatattagtttgatgaataattaagggttatttagtgaattattaccaattttattagttatttttattatggattagatttcgggaaaaccgttagattttgggtttttgagaaaattgactagttagttcGAAAACCATATAGGGTTATGGAATagacccttagttaagtgtattaaataggttaaatgttctttcgagtcattcttgaatatgtctTCTTTGTATtaagataatcctgatattctatcggcgggacgtcagtaggattttcttcagtgtctgtttttggcttctgtttgcttttgagtcaggtgagtggataatttttcatatgcatgagaaatagtataaatatttgatttgttaatatgaattgaatcatgcttcttgataatatatatgttgagtattatccttgttatgataaagcatgatcaattattgaatctgaattcttgatatgaaccaacatatattttgaattgacttctgaattgatagctccttatttgattgatgtcatgagttgagctttgagatacgAATATGTTTGttagat
This genomic interval from Populus alba chromosome 1, ASM523922v2, whole genome shotgun sequence contains the following:
- the LOC118037703 gene encoding subtilisin-like protease SBT5.4; its protein translation is MRLSMFSPLALSILLLYMFQAQNCAAKKSYIVYMGESSFPPSSSSGEKSFSESSLTTLDVKAMTKSHFDMLGTYLDSKEKVEDQMLYSYTRCINGFAAVLDEAQAAALNDNSGVVSIFENKENKMYTTHSWDFLGFEKNGVPSLYSLQKKANFGEDIIIGNLDSGVWPESKSFNDEGMGPVPSKWKGTCDDGGGVTCNKKLIGARYFNKGFAANNGPVPEEWNTARDDASGHGTHTLSTAGGSYVPGVNVYGVGNGTAKGGAPKARVATYKVCWPSANGGCTDADILAAYDAAISDGVDVISVSLGSDVPIQFYEDGISIGSLHAIKKGIPVIAAGGNNGPSDGSITNGAPWLFTIGASTMDREIFTTVTLGDKKLFKGKTLASKNLPDGKLYPLINGAEAALAEATPRDAQLCLDGTLDPNKVSGKIILCLRGQSPRLPKGYEAERAGAVGMILANDIISGDELYLEAYELPSAHITYVDGESVMEYIKATRNPTASISPAITSFGEKPSPAMAKFSSRGPSKIEPAILKPDITAPGVDVIAAFTEAIGPSRRPFDKRRTPYMVMSGTSMSCPHVSGIVGLLRAIHPDWSPAALKSAIMTTAKTSKNKKRMLDYDGQLATPFMYGAGHVQPNLAADPGLVYDTNVNDYLSFLFPDLKGPVTVTRRVKNVGAPGTYTVSIKAPAKVSVAVEPSSLEFKQAGEEQLFKLTFKPIMDGMPKDYEFGHLTWSDGLHRVKSPLVVKHV